One genomic window of Solanum stenotomum isolate F172 chromosome 9, ASM1918654v1, whole genome shotgun sequence includes the following:
- the LOC125876269 gene encoding mitochondrial import receptor subunit TOM7-1 — protein sequence MSSKIMLKPKGKNTKKAAAADEDDGAVAVVGKFVKEWGTWTAKKAKVITHYGFIPLVIIIGMNSEPKPSLSQLLSPV from the coding sequence ATGTCTTCGAAGATCATGCTGAAACCTAAGGGGAAGAACACCAAGAAAGCTGCTGCGGCGGACGAGGACGACGGAGCAGTGGCGGTGGTGGGAAAGTTCGTGAAGGAGTGGGGGACATGGACCGCAAAGAAAGCCAAAGTTATCACCCATTACGGTTTCATCCCTCTTGTCATCATCATTGGCATGAATTCTGAACCAAAACCCTCTCTTTCTCAGCTTCTTAGTCCCGTATAA